One window of Papilio machaon chromosome 18, ilPapMach1.1, whole genome shotgun sequence genomic DNA carries:
- the LOC106710411 gene encoding solute carrier organic anion transporter family member 1B1-like translates to MSSTGISKYNTVKTKVKGCLFSSTFIPESFRGTMIGIIITVTMGEVVAYRLLKQNIKAGDLPHYLPDFLILLLALLEALLSPFIGWLGSSRRRGVVVTICLVSSASALMLFALPKVALPESVGYCNDNNTTPEFGLTPSTPFRLSLILYTFIVFGITRVIIICHGIIYMDNRAPARLSMHFGVLSTYRLMSLVVAYNVFTPTVETNLTVQILLIAVSMALSGLQIYVSTPKPKEEEEEPKIIMNDKSETSPFVPKVVNTTSSLGFGFASSVYRVFSNMLVTTQMVAMGLIAAAVWGFAYYQTDYLRAKFYLHLDRNGAFNNAEMLRYHAVVLAVAYKGLRFTPPLMPSVIRLDVLKHTATMYLFSIIAYVALTLATNCNTGSLAGLQGNHYMQPQCSQTCGCAPQWQEFAPVCVADQMTTYVSPCHAGCSGVEEVDGLHAVLPYRVFTNCTCTASHHAIKGPCSTDSCTGAYQFHQMLFAMLLSFAALSFQAQGTLLLRVVEPRDKSVLLGLAGAFIALFAFVFGHLIFIRISDTNCILWQGGRCHLHSKQHPYAMTIASGSMVVFAFIITVTTIVCIKLADRRRANTAQVELISESQITR, encoded by the exons atgTCGTCAACAGGgatatctaaatataatacag TGAAGACAAAGGTTAAGGGATGTCTTTTCAGCAGTACTTTTATCCCGGAAAGCTTTCGCGGGACAATGATCGGCATTATTATAACTGTGACAATGGGTGAAGTAGTTGCCTACAGACTACTCAAACAGAACATTAAAGCTGGCGATCTGCCTCATTATCTACCTG ATTTTTTGATACTTCTGCTGGCGTTGCTGGAGGCGCTGTTGTCGCCATTTATCGGCTGGTTGGGCAGTAGCCGGCGGCGTGGCGTGGTGGTTACAATTTGTCTCGTCTCCAGCGCTAGTGCTCTGATGTTGTTTGCTCTGCCTAAAGTAGCTCTGCCTGAAAGTGTTG GATATTGTAATGACAATAACACGACTCCAGAATTCGGACTAACTCCCAGTACTCCGTTCAGATTGTCCCTCATTCTCTACACATTTATAGTTTTTGGTATTACAagagttattataatttgccACGGTATTATTTACATGGACAATCGTGCACCTGCTAGATTAAGCATGCATTTTG GTGTTCTTTCAACTTATCGTCTCATGAGTCTCGTTGTCGCTTACAACGTTTTTACACCTACCGTGGAGACCAACTTGACTGTACAAATTTTACTGATTGCCGTCAGTATGGCGCTCAGTGGTCTCCAGATCTACGTGAGCACTCCAAAACCCAAAGAGGAGGAGGAAGAACCCAAAATCATCATGAATGATAAAAGTGAGACTTCGCCTTTCGTTCCTAAGGTCGTCAATACTACGTCAAGTTTAGGATTTG GTTTTGCTTCGAGTGTATATAGGGTGTTTTCCAACATGTTGGTAACGACGCAGATGGTCGCTATGGGGCTGATAGCGGCTGCAGTCTGGGGCTTTGCTTACTACCAGACTGACTATCTCAGG gCAAAATTCTATTTACATTTGGATAGAAATGGTGCATTCAATAATGCTGAAATGTTACGATACCACGCTGTGGTACTCGCGGTAGCG TATAAGGGCTTGAGGTTTACGCCACCATTGATGCCGAGTGTCATCAGGCTCGACGTTCTAAAGCATACAGCTACAATGTATTTATTCTCCATCATCGCATACGTTGCGTTAACGCTTGCGACCAACTGCAACACCGGCAGCTTGGCTGGACTCCAGGGTAACCACTACATGCAACCACAGTGCAGTCAGACTTGCGG ATGTGCTCCGCAGTGGCAGGAGTTTGCACCAGTGTGCGTGGCCGATCAGATGACGACTTATGTCTCACCTTGTCACGCTGGTTGCTCCGGCGTAGAAGAAGTGGACGGTTTGCA TGCTGTGTTACCTTACAGAGTATTCACCAACTGCACTTGTACAGCATCCCATCACGCAATCAAAGGGCCCTGCAGTACTGACTCCTGTACCGGAGCTTACCAGTTCCATCAAATGCTATTCGCAATGCTACTATCTTTTGCTG cTTTGTCTTTCCAAGCGCAAGGCACTTTGCTTCTGCGCGTTGTGGAGCCGCGCGATAAATCAGTTTTGCTCGGGCTGGCCGGCGCCTTCATAGCTTTGTTCGCATTTGTCTTTGGacatcttatatttattagaataagCG ATACGAATTGTATCTTGTGGCAAGGTGGTAGATGTCATCTGCACAGCAAGCAGCATCCGTACGCGATGACCATCGCCAGCGGCAGCATGGTGGTCTTCGCCTTCATCATCACCGTTACTACCATCGTCTGCATCAAGCTGGCTGACCGGCGGCGCGCTAATACTGCTCAAGTCGAGCTCATCAGCGAATCACAAATAACGAGATAG
- the LOC106715094 gene encoding solute carrier organic anion transporter family member 1C1-like: MSQCVIVTAYKKLMHFLRTYILTVQRFDLFLQGALLIVVLLETNVYLLLRRNAGTGFLRSINEDWVKLGSAGAEFLLGAALGWWGRSWRNLALSGCLGITAASGLIVLAFPYEESHPLAVELCGGGTISAYTSTTGEDAYISARTTFLVLTAIMCALTKISVWAHGLTYLDDHEPQNGPYFYGILISIRLSLGLNGQSWLQPGAVEEDWWHAHLTLCMLTLMFSVLFTLFPKRMPQFKEIENDDTEFLSSLRRVVCNRALMLQTLALSLLYAGLFGFVSYDTEFVQARYHIESLRNDPRTSRAINDIFRSLVIIFFVTVFRFRFSSRRSDGVKATTASRVGGVVAVFVSAFLCVVAAMSCGIEGGDIAGIKDVYTQPECSAHCGCNTANYGFSPVCAVDTHTTYFSPCDAGCEQYEDLNGFVLFENCTCGLERAIRGSCSVASCQSTYSFYLLFFALTLAAAGASITMQGMVLLRSVRRRDKPLALGVSCAIIGLLAHLLGHLFYMLISYLTCAYTENGGCIFHHPTIWWMAATSAILCILSAVVSLLTSRIPPIPGVFLTTDQNGS, from the exons atgtcgcAGTGCGTTATTGTTACTG CATACAAGAAGCTTATGCACTTTCTACGTACGTACATCTTGACTGTGCAGCGCTTCGACCTGTTCCTACAGGGGGCGTTACTGATCGTGGTATTGTTAGAGACCAACGTCTACCTGCTGCTGAGAAGAAACGCAGGCACTGGCTTCCTACGCTCAATTAATGAAG ATTGGGTCAAACTAGGATCAGCAGGCGCAGAATTCCTCTTGGGCGCGGCGCTGGGCTGGTGGGGGAGGTCCTGGAGAAATCTGGCGCTCTCTGGATGTCTGGGCATTACGGCTGCCTCGGGGCTGATCGTGCTTGCGTTCCCTTACGAGGAATCACATCCTTTAGCAGTGG AGCTATGTGGAGGAGGTACAATTTCAGCGTACACATCGACAACAGGCGAGGATGCATACATATCGGCACGCACGACTTTCCTAGTGCTGACGGCGATTATGTGCGCACTGACTAAGATCAGTGTGTGGGCGCACGGTCTGACGTACCTTGATGATCATGAACCCCAAAACGGACCTTACTTCTATG GTATATTGATTTCCATACGTCTATCTCTGGGCCTGAACGGGCAGAGCTGGCTACAGCCGGGCGCGGTTGAAGAAGACTGGTGGCACGCACATCTCACTCTCTGCATGCTTACACTCATGTTCTCCGTACTCTTCACTCTCTTCCCCAAGAGAATGCCGCAGTTCAAGGAGATTGAGAATGATGATACTG AATTCCTGTCGTCGCTCCGTCGCGTTGTCTGCAACCGCGCCTTGATGCTTCAGACGCTGGCGCTGTCCCTGCTATACGCCGGTCTATTCGGCTTCGTCAGTTACGATACAGAGTTCGTGCAAGCTCGTTACCACATCGAGAGCCTGCGCAACGACCCTCGCACCAGCCGCGCCATCAATGACATATTCAGATCTCTTGTTATCATCTTCTTTGTTACT GTATTTAGGTTCCGTTTCTCCAGTCGCCGCAGTGACGGCGTGAAGGCCACCACTGCATCGCGTGTGGGCGGCGTGGTTGCGGTGTTTGTGTCTGCATTCTTATGCGTAGTGGCAGCGATGAGCTGCGGCATAGAGGGAGGTGACATCGCTGGCATAAAGGATGTGTACACACAACCGGAATGCAGTGCGCATTGCGG ttgTAACACTGCAAACTACGGCTTCAGTCCTGTGTGTGCTGTGGACACGCACACCACGTACTTCTCGCCGTGCGACGCGGGGTGCGAACAGTACGAAGATCTGAATGGATTTGT ATTGTTCGAGAATTGCACCTGCGGCTTAGAGCGAGCAATCCGCGGCAGCTGTAGCGTGGCGAGCTGTCAGTCCACTTACTCTTTCTATCTTCTCTTCTTCGCCCTCACGCTGGCAGCCGCTG GTGCATCTATAACAATGCAAGGGATGGTGTTACTGAGGTCTGTGCGACGTCGCGACAAGCCGCTGGCGCTCGGCGTCTCCTGTGCCATCATAGGCCTGCTGGCACATCTCCTAGGTCATCTCTTCTATATGCTGATAAGTT attTAACGTGCGCGTACACAGAAAACGGCGGGTGCATCTTCCACCATCCGACGATATGGTGGATGGCGGCAACTAGCGCCATCTTGTGCATATTGTCGGCAGTTGTCAGTCTTCTCACGAGCAGAATCCCGCCTATTCCAGGCGTCTTTTTGACAACGGATCAAAATGGaagctaa
- the LOC106710348 gene encoding ras-like protein 2, producing the protein MSRPDRPNQAQTYKLVVVGGGGVGKSAITIQFIQSYFVTDYDPTIEDSYTKQCVIDDVPAKLDILDTAGQEEFSAMREQYMRSGEGFLLVFSVADHASFDELCKFHKQILRVKDRDEFPMLMVGNKADLEHQRVVSLDEAHALSRQLKVPYIECSAKARMNVDQAFHELVRLVRRFQEAERINLKPNQKSNKKRNCTIL; encoded by the exons ATGTCGCGGCCGGATAGACCTAATCAGGCGCAGACCTACAAGCTGGTCGTGGTCGGTGGCGGTGGAGTCGGAAAGAGTGCCATTACGATACAATTTATTCAG AGTTACTTTGTAACGGACTATGACCCCACCATCGAAGACAGCTACACGAAGCAGTGTGTCATTGATGATGTTCCAGCAAAGCTGGACA TTCTAGATACTGCGGGTCAAGAGGAGTTCAGTGCGATGCGAGAACAGTACATGAGATCCGGAGAGGGTTTCCTGCTGGTGTTCTCTGTAGCGGACCATGCCAGCTTTGATGAACTGTGCAAATTTCACAAGCAAATCCTTCGTGTGAAAGACCGCGATGAGTTCCCAATGCTGATGGTCGGAAATAAAGCTGATTTGGAACATCAAAGAGTG GTATCATTAGACGAAGCCCATGCGTTATCGCGGCAGTTGAAAGTACCCTACATAGAATGCAGTGCTAAAGCTCGGATGAATGTGGACCAGGCCTTCCATGAATTGGTCAGATTGGTCCGTCGTTTCCAAGAAGCTGAACGGATCAATTTAAAACCAAACCAAAAGAGTAACAAAAAAAGGAATTGTACCATTTTGTAA
- the LOC106710407 gene encoding E3 ubiquitin-protein ligase UHRF1, whose translation MHVRIRTFGKPDSVVVVESKLTKIEKFRRIISEKFDIEPKSQRLFYGGKLLEDGYTFHDYNIKLNDVIQLMIKVQPVDSTETETQKVNHEQNNKTKSNSKVYQDTESDLYLVGDLVDVKDKEHGTWLEGKIVKIVYDPETLSTNVNHETRTNGDTEGNSVKEDDHNTSQIQNDKNAKVTKSSITKFFSPRSKTKKQNGHKLSEPNELKSILYKIQLDDDEEDSDLYCTEKEIRPRARTVLEIKDLKIGQKVMVNYNTDEPLEKGYWYDFKVEEIKKIRSGHELVGTLYLGADSVPQNETKVTVLDKIFAIEEVVPVKERTKQYTTMMKTNPEKRSHALNCLTCRDDDNMPCKDCGCCVCLGKKNPETIVLCDECDLGYHMTCLRPPLTELPDDDWYCPSCARDTAAVVAPGAARQQRKQARSNRDWGRGMACVGKTKTCAMPPNHFGPIPGIEVGMCWRFRIQLSETGVHRPPVSGIHGRDVEGAYSIVLSGGYEDDVDNGNEFTYTGSGGRDLSGNKRTAEQSCDQTLTRENKALARNCAAGEVSEKGGDAGEAWKNGKPVRVVRSYKMLRHFPKYAPSEGIRYDGIYKVVKYYPEKGLSGFRVWKYLLRRDDPSPAPWEPNAKQYSIIYPDGYLEAEAEKKKLKEKKSKGNKGSKKREPHNSSDSDCKVSPPKKKRKVSNEKLKIEKSDDPKKSPKKKMATIFNVKSPNTKNTKINSNLLTPEEQEAIESDTLNSKLWKECLSVCHESGKKEFIEQVTQAFLCIICQDVAVNPITTPCCHNFCLACLKLAFKSNAKCCPCCRRGLQEPPSSENVNEHLRAALRAVMPGYDAGKK comes from the coding sequence ATGCACGTGAGAATAAGAACTTTCGGTAAACCGGAtagtgttgttgttgttgaatCAAAGTTGACGAAGATAGAAAAATTCCGACGAATAATAAGTGAGAAGTTTGACATTGAGCCGAAGTCACAACGGTTGTTTTACGGCGGGAAACTGCTCGAAGACGGTTATACATTCCATGACTACAACATAAAACTCAACGACGTCATTCAGCTTATGATTAAAGTGCAACCCGTTGACAGCACAGAAACGGAAACGCAAAAGGTAAATcatgaacaaaataataaaacaaaaagtaattcaAAAGTTTATCAAGATACAGAAAGCGATTTATATTTAGTAGGAGATTTAGTGGACGTAAAGGATAAAGAACATGGTACATGGCTAGAAggaaaaatagttaaaatagtCTATGATCCTGAAACTCTTAGTACCAATGTAAATCATGAAACCAGGACGAATGGAGACACAGAAGGAAATTCTGTCAAAGAAGATGACCATAATACATCACAAATTCAAAATGATAAAAACGCCAAAGTTACGAAATCAAGTATTACTAAGTTTTTCAGCCCACGGTCCAAaacgaaaaaacaaaatgggCACAAATTGAGTGAACCTAATGAACTTAAGTccattttgtacaaaatacaattagACGACGATGAAGAGGATTCAGATTTATACTGtacagaaaaagaaataagaccTCGGGCGCGCACTGTTTTGGAAATAAAAGATCTGAAAATTGGTCAGAAGGTCATGGTGAACTACAATACAGATGAACCGCTAGAAAAAGGATATTGGTATGACTTCAAggtagaagaaataaaaaaaatacgttccGGCCATGAATTAGTGGGAACCTTATACCTAGGTGCGGATTCAGTACCCCAAAATGAAACCAAAGTAACAGTGCTCGACAAAATATTTGCCATTGAGGAGGTTGTACCTGTAAAAGAAAGAACTAAACAGTATACAACTATGATGAAAACTAATCCAGAAAAAAGATCACACGCTTTAAATTGCTTAACATGCCGCGATGACGACAACATGCCATGCAAGGACTGTGGCTGCTGCGTATGCCTAGGAAAGAAGAATCCAGAAACAATCGTGTTGTGCGACGAGTGCGATCTGGGTTATCATATGACGTGTCTGCGGCCGCCGCTTACCGAGCTACCTGATGATGACTGGTACTGTCCCAGTTGCGCACGAGATACGGCAGCGGTTGTTGCGCCTGGTGCTGCGCGCCAGCAGCGCAAACAAGCTCGCTCAAATCGTGATTGGGGACGAGGTATGGCATGTGTTGGAAAAACCAAAACTTGTGCGATGCCACCTAATCACTTCGGTCCAATCCCAGGCATAGAAGTGGGTATGTGTTGGAGGTTTAGAATTCAACTCTCAGAGACTGGTGTACATCGCCCCCCCGTCTCTGGTATACATGGACGGGATGTTGAGGGTGCGTACAGTATTGTGCTATCTGGCGGGTATGAAGACGACGTGGATAACGGCAATGAGTTTACTTACACCGGCAGTGGCGGCCGAGATCTATCAGGCAACAAACGTACGGCAGAACAGTCATGTGACCAAACGCTCACACGCGAAAACAAGGCATTGGCGCGCAACTGTGCTGCTGGCGAAGTATCGGAAAAGGGCGGAGACGCGGGCGAGGCATGGAAAAATGGTAAACCTGTTCGTGTTGTCCGTTCGTATAAAATGTTGCGCCACTTCCCCAAGTATGCTCCAAGCGAGGGTATCAGATACGATGGAATCTATAAAGTTGTTAAGTATTACCCAGAAAAGGGCCTATCCGGTTTTAGAGTATGGAAGTATTTACTTCGTAGAGATGATCCCAGCCCAGCTCCGTGGGAACCTAATGCCAAACAATATTCTATCATTTACCCTGACGGTTATTTAGAGGCTGAAgcagaaaaaaagaaattaaaagagaaaaagtCGAAAGGTAACAAAGGCAGCAAGAAGAGAGAGCCACATAATTCATCAGATTCTGATTGTAAGGTTTCGCCGCCCAAGAAGAAACGTAAAGTATCAAacgaaaaattgaaaattgaaaaaagtgATGATCCAAAAAAAAgtccaaagaaaaaaatggcaactatttttaatgttaaaagccCAAAcaccaaaaatacaaaaataaacagcaATTTACTGACACCGGAAGAGCAGGAGGCCATTGAGTCGGATACTTTAAACAGCAAATTGTGGAAAGAATGCCTTTCCGTGTGCCATGAGAGCGGTAAAAAAGAGTTTATTGAACAAGTGACGCAGGCTTTCCTCTGTATCATTTGTCAAGACGTGGCCGTTAACCCTATCACCACACCTTGCTGTCACAACTTCTGTCTAGCGTGCCTGAAGCTAGCGTTCAAGAGCAATGCAAAATGCTGCCCGTGCTGCCGACGAGGTCTTCAAGAGCCTCCGTCTTCGGAAAATGTTAACGAACATCTTCGCGCTGCACTTCGAGCCGTCATGCCTGGTTACGACGCTGGGAAGAAGTAA
- the LOC106710299 gene encoding solute carrier organic anion transporter family member 74D, with protein sequence MPSIIRLDLLTNAAKMCFFSVIVYVMLMVGCDTGRVAGLQGNSYTQPQCSQTCGCAPQWQEFAPLCVADQMTTYLSPCHAGCSGIDEVDGLQVYANCTCASFRRATIGACSGNSCEGVYQMHQILYPSLIIFAVLYFQAQGTLLLRVVEPRDKSVLLGLAGAFIALFTFVFGHLIFIGISSMNCIWWSGGRCHLHSKQHPYSMVIASGSMVIIAFIITVTTIVWIKLSERRKKTIEVELVGQSQT encoded by the exons ATGCCGAGTATCATCAGACTGGACTTGCTGACCAACGCTGCCAAAATGTGCTTTTTTTCCGTGATAGTGTATGTTATGTTAATGGTCGGCTGCGACACAGGCAGGGTTGCCGGCCTGCAGGGGAACAGCTACACACAGCCCCAGTGCAGTCAAACTTGCGG ATGTGCGCCGCAGTGGCAGGAATTCGCGCCGCTGTGCGTGGCGGACCAAATGACGACGTATCTCTCTCCTTGCCACGCCGGCTGCTCCGGTATAGATGAGGTCGATGGCTTACA AGTTTACGCGAACTGTACTTGTGCTTCATTCCGTCGCGCTACTATAGGCGCGTGCAGCGGCAACTCTTGCGAAGGAGTTTATCAAATGCACCAAATATTATACCCGTCGCTCATTATTTTCGctg TATTGTATTTCCAAGCGCAAGGTACTTTGCTTCTGCGCGTTGTGGAGCCACGAGACAAGTCGGTGCTGCTCGGGCTGGCCGGCGCATTCATAGCTCTCTTCACCTTTGTCTTCGGACATCTTATATTTATTGGAATAAGTA GTATGAACTGTATCTGGTGGTCAGGTGGTAGATGTCATCTGCACAGCAAACAGCATCCTTACTCGATGGTTATTGCCAGCGGTAGTATGGTGATCATCGCCTTCATCATCACCGTTACTACCATCGTCTGGATCAAGTTGTCGGAGCGGCGAAAGAAGACTATAGAAGTAGAGTTAGTTGGGCAATCACAAACTTAG
- the LOC106710347 gene encoding cyclin-H encodes MFSTSSQRKFWTFSDENELARHREKHNLNFISKHGQHIDEYQRYNFFLSPEEERLLLRQYELHLKEFCKRFSPPMPKGVTGTAFHYFKRFYLYNSSMDYHPKEILATCVYLACKVEEFNVSIGQFVANIKGDRDKASDIILNNELLLMQQVNYHLTIHNPFRPVEGFLIDIKTRCNLANPERLRTGIDEFLEKVFLTDACLLYAPSQIALAAVLHAASKEQENLDSYVTDMLFRDAGPDKLAILIEAVRKIRSMVKMVESPARERVRVIEKKLDRCRNQENNPDSEIYKRRVREALDEDDIPQGGASRMSLDTSGVSQMLSPSAS; translated from the coding sequence ATGTTTTCTACTAGTTCTCAACGAAAGTTCTGGACTTTCAGTGATGAAAATGAACTCGCTCGACACCGGGAGAAGCATAATTTGAACTTCATATCAAAACATGGACAACATATCGACGAATATCAAAGGTACAACTTCTTTTTATCACCAGAGGAAGAACGACTACTACTACGACAATATGAACTTCATTTGAAGGagttttgtaaaagattttcCCCGCCAATGCCTAAAGGCGTTACTGGGACAGCCTTTCATTATTTCAAACGGTTTTATCTGTACAATTCGTCAATGGATTACCATCCGAAAGAGATTCTAGCGACTTGTGTGTACTTAGCTTGTAAAGTTGAAGAGTTTAATGTATCTATCGGTCAGTTTGTAGCAAATATTAAGGGAGACCGCGATAAAGCATCtgacataatattaaacaatgaaTTACTTTTAATGCAACAAGTAAACTATCACTTGACAATACATAATCCTTTTAGACCTGTTGAAGGATTtctaattgatataaaaacaagATGTAACCTGGCAAATCCTGAACGGTTACGAACTGGTATAGATGAGTTTTTGGAAAAGGTATTTCTGACCGATGCATGTCTTTTGTACGCACCTTCACAAATAGCATTAGCCGCCGTCTTACATGCTGCAAGCAAAGAGCAAGAAAATTTAGACAGCTACGTAACAGATATGCTATTCCGTGATGCTGGACCTGATAAGTTAGCAATTTTAATTGAGGCAGTTCGTAAAATCCGTTCAATGGTCAAGATGGTCGAGAGTCCAGCGAGAGAAAGAGTTAGAGTGATTGAGAAGAAGTTGGACCGTTGTCGGAATCAAGAGAATAATCCGGACAGTGAGATATATAAGAGACGTGTGCGAGAGGCACTTGATGAAGATGATATTCCTCAGGGTGGAGCTAGCAGGATGTCTCTAGACACTAGCGGAGTGTCACAGATGTTGTCACCATCTGCCTCATAG
- the LOC123720933 gene encoding uncharacterized protein LOC123720933, whose protein sequence is MSTSRIPDFNTVKTKVKGCLFSSTFVAESFRGIMMGIIITVTLGEVIAYRLLKQNIKAGDMPHYVTDLLILLLALLEALVSPFIGWLGSSRRRGMLMVACLVSGASALLWFALPTVTVPESIGFCNGNNTMPEFRSTFNTPIRLSIILYTFLVFGVTRIIVFCHGITYMDNRSPSRLSMHYGVLTAFRLLGLEMGYNIMTTIVETNLTIQIFMIAIGIMINALQIYLNTSETTEEMEPKTIEDDLSETSPFVPKVVNSTSSGFGSSVYRVFSNTLVTTQMVSMGLIAAALWGFAYHQTDFLRAKYYIHVERSHSFNYAEILRYHFVILAVVVS, encoded by the exons atgtCTACATCAAGGATACCTGATTTTAATAcgg TGAAGACAAAGGTCAAAGGATGTCTTTTCAGCAGTACTTTTGTCGCGGAAAGCTTTCGCGGGATAATGATGGGCATTATTATAACGGTGACACTGGGTGAAGTAATTGCCTACAGACTCCTCAAACAGAATATTAAAGCTGGAGACATGCCTCATTATGTAACAg ATTTATTGATACTTCTCCTGGCGTTGTTGGAGGCGCTAGTGTCGCCATTTATAGGTTGGTTGGGCAGCAGTCGGCGGCGTGGGATGCTCATGGTGGCTTGTCTCGTCTCCGGCGCCAGTGCTTTGTTGTGGTTCGCATTACCCACTGTCACGGTCCCTGAAAGTATTG gATTTTGCAACGGTAATAACACGATGCCAGAATTCAGGTCAACTTTCAACACACCGATCAGACTGTCCATTATCCTGTACACTTTTCTTGTTTTCGGAGTAACGAGGATCATAGTTTTTTGCCACGGTATCACTTACATGGACAATCGATCACCTTCCAGATTGAGCATGCATTATG gTGTCCTTACAGCATTTCGTCTGCTGGGTCTTGAAATGGGTTACAACATTATGACAACTATTGTGGAAACAAATCTGACgatacaaatttttatgattGCCATCGGCATTATGATCAACGCTCTTCAAATATACTTGAATACTTCGGAAACCACTGAGGAAATGGAACCGAAAACTATCGAGGATGATCTAAGTGAGACTTCGCCTTTCGTTCCTAAGGTCGTCAATTCGACGTCAAGTG GTTTCGGTTCGAGTGTGTATCGCGTGTTCTCCAACACGTTGGTAACAACGCAGATGGTCTCCATGGGGCTGATAGCGGCTGCGCTGTGGGGCTTCGCTTACCATCAGACAGACTTCCTCAGG GCCAAGTATTACATACATGTGGAGAGAAGTCATTCATTTAACTATGCGGAAATATTACGTTACCACTTTGTCATTTTGGCTGTTGTGGtgagttaa